From Streptomyces sp. NBC_00690, a single genomic window includes:
- a CDS encoding phage holin family protein, with protein MSDPGTSAERSLGQLVASATAEMSALVHDEIALAKAELRQDVKRGVTGGAALIVAGVFVLFSLPVLSFAAAYGIHNLGLGLAWSFLIVGVAFLLLAGGLALLAVAKFKKVKPPEKSIASAKETAAVLQGVKPHPRAPQEVVLVKVSGAEVGATAR; from the coding sequence ATGAGCGACCCCGGCACCAGTGCAGAGCGGAGCCTCGGGCAGTTGGTCGCGTCGGCGACCGCCGAGATGTCGGCACTTGTGCACGATGAGATCGCCCTGGCGAAGGCGGAGCTCCGACAGGACGTCAAGCGCGGCGTCACGGGCGGAGCAGCCTTGATCGTCGCAGGGGTGTTCGTGCTCTTCTCGCTACCCGTGCTCAGCTTTGCCGCGGCGTACGGAATCCACAATCTGGGGCTCGGTCTCGCCTGGTCGTTCCTGATCGTTGGTGTGGCGTTCCTGCTGCTGGCCGGCGGACTGGCGCTGTTGGCGGTCGCCAAGTTCAAGAAGGTCAAGCCGCCGGAGAAGTCGATCGCCTCCGCCAAGGAGACCGCAGCGGTGCTCCAGGGCGTGAAGCCGCACCCGCGTGCGCCGCAGGAGGTCGTCCTGGTGAAGGTGTCGGGCGCGGAAGTCGGTGCGACGGCCCGCTGA
- the nhaA gene encoding Na+/H+ antiporter NhaA, which yields MTSPSPRKFLGRMSLPERTFVANALRTETVGGVLLLIAAIVALIWANTPLSSSYESLSSFHIGPESLGLDLSIQHWAADGLLAIFFFVAGIELKRELVAGELRDPKAAALPVIAALSGMAVPALVYLAVNTIGGGSTDGWAVPTATDIAFALAVLAVLGASLPSALRAFLLTLAVVDDLFAILIIAVFFTSDLNFAALGGAFAGLVLFWILLRKEVHGWYVYVPLALVIWGLMYNSGVHATIAGVAMGLMLRCSRREGEDHSPGEHIEHLVRPLSAGLAVPLFALFSAGVSVSGGVLGDVFTKPETLGVVLGLVVGKAFGIFGGTWLAARFTRAELNEDLAWPDVFAVATLAGIGFTVSLLIGELAFAGDAGLTDQVKAAVLMGSLIAAVLAGVLLKLRVRKYRALIADEERDDDQDGIPDIYEQDDPAYHLRMAEIYEKRAAEHRRLAGVSAGGGQEASGASREDRERPA from the coding sequence ATGACTTCGCCGAGCCCCCGCAAGTTCCTTGGCCGGATGTCGTTGCCGGAGCGCACTTTCGTAGCGAACGCCCTGCGCACCGAAACCGTCGGCGGAGTCCTGCTCCTCATCGCCGCCATCGTGGCCCTGATCTGGGCCAACACTCCCCTGTCGAGCAGCTATGAGTCCCTCAGTTCGTTCCACATAGGCCCTGAGTCGCTCGGCCTGGACCTTTCGATACAGCACTGGGCGGCCGACGGTCTGCTCGCCATCTTCTTCTTCGTGGCCGGCATCGAACTCAAGCGCGAACTGGTCGCGGGTGAACTGCGCGACCCCAAAGCCGCCGCCCTTCCCGTGATCGCCGCGCTCAGCGGCATGGCCGTTCCCGCACTGGTCTATCTCGCGGTCAACACGATCGGAGGCGGCTCAACCGACGGATGGGCCGTTCCCACCGCCACGGACATCGCCTTCGCCCTCGCCGTACTCGCCGTTCTCGGTGCCTCCCTCCCGTCCGCTCTGCGCGCGTTCCTGCTGACCCTCGCCGTGGTGGACGACCTCTTCGCCATCCTGATCATCGCCGTCTTCTTCACCAGCGATCTGAACTTCGCCGCACTCGGCGGCGCCTTCGCCGGACTCGTCCTCTTCTGGATTCTCCTCCGCAAGGAAGTGCACGGCTGGTACGTGTACGTCCCACTGGCCCTGGTCATCTGGGGCCTGATGTACAACAGCGGCGTCCACGCCACCATCGCGGGCGTCGCCATGGGCCTGATGCTGCGCTGCTCCCGCCGGGAGGGTGAGGACCACTCCCCCGGCGAGCACATCGAACATCTGGTGCGTCCCTTGTCGGCAGGGCTCGCCGTACCGCTCTTCGCCCTGTTCTCGGCCGGCGTCAGTGTCTCCGGGGGCGTACTCGGCGACGTCTTCACCAAGCCCGAAACGCTCGGAGTGGTCCTCGGCCTGGTGGTCGGCAAGGCATTCGGCATCTTCGGCGGCACCTGGCTCGCAGCCCGCTTCACCCGAGCGGAACTCAACGAGGATCTGGCCTGGCCGGATGTCTTCGCCGTCGCCACCCTGGCCGGTATCGGCTTCACCGTGTCCCTGTTGATCGGCGAACTGGCCTTCGCCGGCGATGCGGGGCTCACCGATCAGGTGAAGGCTGCCGTTCTGATGGGCTCACTGATTGCTGCCGTACTCGCCGGTGTTCTTCTCAAATTGCGGGTACGCAAGTACCGGGCGCTCATCGCGGACGAGGAACGCGACGACGACCAGGATGGCATTCCCGACATCTACGAACAGGACGACCCGGCGTACCACCTCCGCATGGCGGAGATCTACGAGAAGAGGGCCGCGGAGCACCGTCGGCTGGCAGGCGTCTCAGCCGGCGGCGGACAGGAAGCCTCGGGGGCGTCGCGCGAAGACCGTGAGCGTCCGGCATGA